In Alkalihalobacillus sp. AL-G, the genomic stretch TGCCTTGTCGTATGGTGATTCATTCACAAATTCAGGATTATCTTCAAGGTCCTCGTTGATTTCAACAACCTTACCGCTTAACGGTGCATAAAGCTCGGATACTGTTTTTACAGATTCAACACTACCAAATGGTTCATCTAATTCAATTTCGTCCCCAACTTCAGGAAGCTCAACGAAAACGATATCACCTAGCTCGTCCTGTGCAAAATCAGTAATTCCGATGTACGCTTTGTTTCCATTAACTTTAACCCATTCATGTTCTTCTGAATAACGCAATTCCTTTGGATAGTTCATATTAATTCCCTCCATGATTTCAACTATTTTAATGTGAGTTCAAAAAGTAGGCGAATCAGAATTTCTTAAAAGAAGTTCGATTAAAGACGTTACGTCCTGTAACAACATCGAACTGACTAACATCCTGTTAGCCCAAGGCACGACAGTTTTGAGGACCGGAACGACGATAGATACCTGCATATAAGCTACGAGTTGTACCGCAGGAAGCTTACCCCCAGGGATTTACTAGTTGACGCAGGTACATATGGAACTTCGACTAATTACTTCACGTCCTGTGAAAACGTCGAAGTCAGCACGTCCATGTGCAAGTCCGGAAAAACCGAGTAACACAGAAATTCGCCGTTTATCAACGAGCGGTACTTGCATCCACACTACGAGTTGTGCCGCAGGAAGCTTTCCCAAGGATAAACTTGTAGACACAGGTACATGAGCCCTTGGATACTTTTTGAACACCCTATTAGTACCTCTACTCGTTATAGTATTACAAAACACTACACTCCTGCAATCCGTCTACTTCCAATTTTGTTCAAACGTTTCGTCTTTAAAACCTACTGTCACCTTTTTATCGTCAGTTACAATCGGTCGTTTGATCAACATTCCGTCGGATACAAGCAATTCCAGCAGTTCTTCTTCTGTTGCTGTTTTCACTTTGTCTTTCACGCCAAGCTCACGATATTTTTTACCGCTCGTATTGAAAAACTTTTTTAATTCCAAGCCGCTTTTTTGATAAAGGGAAGAAAGTTCATCTTTTGATGGTGTTTCTTCAACGATATGTACGGTCTTGTAGGATACACCATTTGCATCCAACCATTTCTTAGCTTTCTTGCATGTAGAACAGCTCGGATACTCATAAACCGATAATGACAAAACCCGACACTCCTTACTCAACATATTCTGTAAATTCTGAAGAGCTTCCATACTATTTTAACACAATCGAGCCGGTGGCAAACCGCTAGTTTTAATGAGCTATTCGTGTATAAGCTGACCAAGTTCGTTTCGCAGTTTATTCTTGAGTTTCGCAGTAATTTTTCTTATTCACCTGGCTTAAAAGCTTTTCCACTGTCATTTTAAGAATGTTGAAACGAGATTGCCTCGTTTCTCCCTTTCCACCTGCTAAAGTTTGTTGTTGATAATGATAAACAAGAATGAATGTACTACAATGAAATTAAATAGATAAAAATTGGTGAGTGTGAAAAGCAAGTGATATTCTTGAAGCCATTCAAAAAATAAATCCAGCAGAAAAACATCATTTGCGAGAGTATTTAAATGATGCTCTCAGTGGATCGGCCTCGCCAGGCGCTGTTCTGCAAAAAATCTCTGAGCATAAGAATGAGGAAGGTTATCGTTGTCCTAACAAAAGAGCAATTAAACAATGTATTAGGACATAATCTTTCAAAAGAAAATGTATTATGTACCGATTCTTGCCGTCCCTTTAAAGTTTCACGATATAAATATTATTTCTTATTCAACGTGAGCAGGATATTTCAATAAACAAATTTATCTGTTCACTAAAATATGAGAGGGAGTTTTTATGAAGTTTTATGTTGGGGTTATTATAGTTACATTCTTGTTGATAACAGGATGTACACAAAATGATATACAGACTATCGAAGGAAAGATAAATGACGTTAACAAAAAGGAACAATCATTCGTTGTT encodes the following:
- the gcvH gene encoding glycine cleavage system protein GcvH encodes the protein MNYPKELRYSEEHEWVKVNGNKAYIGITDFAQDELGDIVFVELPEVGDEIELDEPFGSVESVKTVSELYAPLSGKVVEINEDLEDNPEFVNESPYDKAWMVVIELSDEGELDKLMTAEDYEKMVSDE
- a CDS encoding arsenate reductase family protein, translating into MSLSVYEYPSCSTCKKAKKWLDANGVSYKTVHIVEETPSKDELSSLYQKSGLELKKFFNTSGKKYRELGVKDKVKTATEEELLELLVSDGMLIKRPIVTDDKKVTVGFKDETFEQNWK